Proteins from one Cyprinus carpio isolate SPL01 chromosome B15, ASM1834038v1, whole genome shotgun sequence genomic window:
- the lpar5b gene encoding lysophosphatidic acid receptor 5b, translated as MCSNLTNSSCITADLAHSDRYLASAVVYGLVLTVGLPLNTLSLWILLRTHGFRSPCAVLMVNLAVSDLLLALSLPLRVYFYATLRWPFGAATCTAALIMFRVNIRTSCIFITLISVDRMVALVFPLRSRSLRTSGCALKCCAVVWILITTICIPEITRLYDALKGCPNIPCFEIQAVSRGSRVVSLSQAIFLLVLLLVNIVSTVVVVLVLKKRPSTEAAKVNNKMNVILIFVVNMLVFIIFFLPFTLTLLTYNEKDCGETLLVLVCLASVNCCLDPLIYYFSLDSFWQDKDKRQTDVGTYSLSRSMERF; from the coding sequence ATGTGTTCGAACTTGACCAACTCGTCTTGCATAACCGCTGATCTCGCACATTCGGACCGGTACCTGGCTTCGGCCGTGGTGTACGGCCTGGTCCTGACCGTGGGTCTGCCGCTCAACACGTTGTCCCTGTGGATCCTGCTGCGCACTCACGGGTTCCGGTCACCGTGCGCCGTGCTCATGGTGAACCTTGCCGTGTCCGACCTGCTCCTCGCGCTCTCCCTGCCGCTGCGCGTCTACTTTTACGCAACGCTCCGGTGGCCGTTTGGAGCGGCCACATGCACCGCTGCCTTGATAATGTTTCGCGTGAACATCAGAACGAGCTGTATCTTCATCACTTTAATCAGCGTGGACCGGATGGTCGCCCTCGTCTTCCCTCTGCGCTCCCGGTCTTTGAGAACCTCCGGGTGCGCGCTGAAGTGCTGCGCGGTCGTGTGGATCCTCATCACCACTATTTGCATCCCAGAGATTACGAGACTCTACGACGCCCTGAAGGGGTGTCCAAACATACCGTGCTTTGAGATTCAAGCGGTCTCCAGAGGCTCGCGAGTCGTCTCGCTCTCACAGGCGATATTTTTATTAGTTCTCCTGCTGGTCAATATCGTCTCCACGGTCGTGGTCGTACTCGTACTGAAGAAGCGTCCCAGCACTGAAGCGGCCAAGGTGAACAACAAAATGAACGTGatacttatttttgttgttaacatgttggtgtttattatatttttcctgCCGTTTACTTTAACTCTCTTGACGTACAATGAGAAGGATTGCGGCGAGACTTTACTCGTGCTCGTCTGCCTGGCGAGTGTCAACTGCTGTCTGGATCCGCTCATCTACTACTTCTCTCTGGACTCGTTCTGGCAGGACAAGGATAAAAGACAAACGGATGTAGGCACTTATTCCCTCAGCAGGTCGATGGAAAGGTTTTGA